From the genome of Hydrogenophilus thermoluteolus, one region includes:
- the ribBA gene encoding bifunctional 3,4-dihydroxy-2-butanone-4-phosphate synthase/GTP cyclohydrolase II yields the protein MNDVGETVALASVPEIIAELQAGRMVILVDDEDRENEGDLVMAAECVTPEAINFMAKYGRGLICLTLTPERCAQLGLRLMAEANGTPYGTAFTVSIEAAQGVTTGISAYDRAHTIRTAVARNAKPSDLVQPGHVFPLMARKGGVLIRAGHTEAGCDLAALAGFEPAAVICEILDEDGTMARLPQLKRFAAQHGLKIGAIRDLIEYRLRTETLVERMAEKAIATPWGALTLTAFRDTTTGDVHFAAWKGPITADQETLVRVHEPVSILDFLDPGYAGHSVTLPQALERIALHPAGVAVMLYRAQSGEELLENFTEQRVRRRAWDPRFLGVGAQILRSLGVGKMRLMSHPMRFPNLTGFGLEVVGFEEEG from the coding sequence ATGAACGACGTCGGCGAAACGGTCGCGCTCGCGTCGGTGCCCGAGATCATCGCCGAGCTCCAAGCGGGCCGGATGGTGATCCTGGTCGACGACGAGGACCGCGAAAACGAAGGCGACCTGGTGATGGCCGCCGAATGTGTCACCCCGGAAGCGATCAACTTCATGGCGAAGTACGGTCGTGGGTTGATCTGCCTCACGCTCACGCCGGAGCGGTGTGCGCAGTTGGGGTTGCGGCTCATGGCCGAAGCAAACGGCACCCCCTATGGCACGGCCTTTACCGTCTCGATCGAAGCGGCGCAGGGGGTGACCACCGGCATTTCGGCGTACGACCGCGCCCATACCATCCGCACCGCGGTAGCGCGCAACGCGAAACCTTCCGACCTGGTGCAGCCGGGCCACGTCTTTCCACTGATGGCGCGCAAAGGGGGGGTGCTCATTCGCGCCGGTCACACCGAAGCCGGTTGCGACCTCGCGGCGCTTGCCGGGTTCGAACCGGCAGCGGTGATCTGCGAAATCCTCGACGAAGACGGCACGATGGCGCGCCTGCCGCAGCTCAAGCGGTTCGCAGCGCAACACGGGCTCAAGATCGGCGCGATCCGCGACCTCATCGAATACCGGCTGCGCACCGAAACGCTGGTCGAACGGATGGCGGAAAAGGCGATCGCGACCCCGTGGGGGGCACTCACCCTCACCGCGTTTCGCGACACCACCACCGGCGACGTGCACTTCGCCGCATGGAAAGGGCCGATCACCGCCGACCAAGAGACGCTCGTGCGGGTGCATGAACCGGTTTCGATCCTCGACTTTCTCGACCCGGGCTACGCCGGGCACAGCGTGACGCTGCCCCAAGCGCTCGAGCGGATCGCCCTGCACCCTGCTGGTGTCGCGGTGATGCTCTACCGCGCGCAGAGCGGCGAAGAGCTCTTGGAAAACTTCACCGAACAGCGGGTGCGCCGCCGCGCCTGGGACCCCCGTTTCCTCGGCGTCGGGGCGCAGATCCTCCGTTCGCTGGGGGTCGGCAAGATGCGCCTCATGTCGCACCCGATGCGTTTCCCGAACCTGACCGGTTTCGGGCTGGAGGTGGTGGGTTTCGAAGAAGAGGGATGA
- a CDS encoding DUF4258 domain-containing protein, with amino-acid sequence MTPFRMTDHARFEAARRGITLERIASTIEAPESVVAGAGGRSIYQKRIVFAAKTYLVRVVVESGHEPPVVVTVYRTSKMEKYLQRGDGEHEGGL; translated from the coding sequence ATGACACCGTTTCGCATGACCGATCATGCGCGCTTCGAAGCGGCGCGTCGGGGAATCACGCTCGAACGGATCGCTTCGACGATAGAAGCGCCCGAGTCGGTCGTTGCGGGTGCAGGCGGCCGATCGATTTACCAAAAAAGGATCGTTTTCGCGGCAAAGACGTACCTGGTGCGCGTCGTGGTCGAAAGTGGGCACGAACCGCCAGTGGTCGTTACGGTCTATCGAACCAGTAAAATGGAAAAATATCTGCAGCGAGGGGATGGCGAGCATGAAGGCGGTCTATGA
- a CDS encoding DEAD/DEAH box helicase, whose translation MATTPFSPETPTQTATTFADLGLPQSILSAVTQSGYTEPTTVQREAIPAVLADEDLLVSSQTGSGKTAAFALPLLARLANPRPDPRTRGARVLVLTPTRELAQQVEKAFRTYGSGLRRLKTVTLVGGMPFGPQRRDLAGYVDVIVATPGRLKDHLNQRTLTLDAVETLVLDEADRMLDMGFIDDIREIVATTPANRQTLLFSATLEGVVGQLARSITRNARRIEVARTPEAAPKIEERVHYFDNEAHKNRLLAHLLNDEALQQAVIFTATKRGAEALAGRLQDSGLRAAALHGDMSQRARSRVVEQLRRGAVQVLVATDVAARGLDIAGISHVINFDPPKQFEDYVHRIGRTGRAGREGVAVTFVHPNESRLIQGISRFVGRTLPEVTIAGLEPSIPRPAGGQRHSANGHGRNERRGPSKTRRTAAHAKSYAGQERGGWERSRTGSWDKPEGSHRPRRAWDAPAYDRWDDDAPRQRRTLSVKK comes from the coding sequence ATGGCAACGACACCGTTTTCTCCCGAAACTCCAACGCAAACCGCAACCACCTTCGCCGATCTGGGGCTCCCCCAATCGATCTTGTCCGCCGTCACCCAATCGGGTTACACCGAACCGACGACGGTGCAGCGCGAGGCGATTCCCGCCGTGCTCGCGGACGAAGATCTGCTCGTTTCGTCGCAGACCGGTAGCGGCAAGACCGCAGCGTTCGCGCTGCCGCTCTTGGCGCGTCTGGCAAACCCCCGCCCCGATCCCCGGACACGCGGTGCGCGCGTGCTGGTGCTCACCCCGACCCGCGAACTCGCGCAGCAGGTCGAAAAGGCGTTTCGTACCTACGGAAGCGGGCTTCGCCGCTTGAAGACCGTGACCCTGGTGGGTGGGATGCCTTTCGGCCCGCAACGTAGAGACCTTGCGGGCTACGTCGATGTGATCGTCGCCACCCCCGGGCGCCTCAAAGATCACCTCAACCAGCGCACGCTCACGCTCGACGCGGTGGAGACGCTCGTGCTGGACGAAGCCGACCGCATGCTCGACATGGGGTTCATCGACGACATCCGCGAGATCGTCGCCACCACCCCAGCGAACCGGCAGACGCTCCTCTTTTCCGCGACGCTCGAAGGGGTCGTGGGACAACTCGCGCGTTCGATCACTCGGAATGCGCGCCGGATCGAGGTGGCGCGCACCCCGGAAGCGGCGCCGAAGATCGAGGAACGGGTACACTATTTCGACAACGAAGCGCACAAGAACCGGTTGCTCGCGCACCTGCTGAACGACGAAGCACTCCAGCAGGCGGTGATCTTCACCGCGACCAAACGCGGTGCCGAAGCGCTTGCCGGTCGGCTCCAGGATTCGGGGTTGCGTGCCGCGGCGCTTCATGGCGACATGTCGCAGCGTGCCCGCAGCCGCGTGGTCGAGCAACTCCGGCGCGGCGCGGTGCAGGTGCTGGTCGCGACCGACGTTGCGGCACGCGGGCTGGACATCGCCGGCATTTCGCACGTGATCAATTTCGATCCCCCCAAACAGTTCGAAGACTACGTCCATCGCATCGGTCGCACCGGTCGTGCCGGACGCGAAGGGGTGGCGGTCACGTTCGTGCACCCCAACGAATCGCGCTTGATCCAGGGGATCAGCCGCTTCGTCGGCCGGACGCTCCCGGAAGTGACCATTGCCGGTCTGGAGCCGAGCATTCCGCGCCCCGCAGGGGGGCAGCGCCACTCGGCAAACGGGCACGGCCGGAACGAGCGTCGCGGCCCCAGCAAAACGCGCCGCACTGCTGCCCACGCCAAATCGTACGCCGGGCAGGAACGCGGCGGCTGGGAACGGAGCCGAACCGGAAGCTGGGATAAGCCGGAGGGATCACATCGCCCCCGTCGCGCGTGGGATGCGCCCGCGTACGACCGCTGGGACGACGATGCGCCGCGTCAACGGCGGACGCTTTCGGTCAAGAAGTGA
- a CDS encoding ABC transporter ATP-binding protein: MDGTETQTLTVAVDQREPIPLTGRLTVPAGKLVALVGPSGAGKSSLLRIVAGLLRPQHGVVKLGASCWLDTERRVWLPPEARHVGMLFQHYALMPHCSAEVNVAMALWRLPRRDRQRLARAWLERVGLPESHWHRLPNALSGGEQQRVALARALAAHPKVLLLDEPFSAVDALRRSELYALLATLRQELTMPIVMVTHDLMEARLLADEIAVIDRGELLQQGPTEHLYRSPRNARVAAILGIRNRFVGRWLGPDPLRPGWGRLEWRAHTERDDAPVIAVLPARDKGRIPLGQAVHWVVQNDALTLRTCDAPPCPGNPVRLAVTVTSVRSSGDFSLVEVALTASPQLCWQITLTGRERHRFQVGESAFLCLDPSWIHVMPIRRR; this comes from the coding sequence ATGGACGGGACCGAAACGCAGACGCTCACGGTTGCGGTCGATCAACGCGAACCGATCCCGCTGACGGGCCGCTTGACCGTGCCCGCAGGGAAACTGGTGGCGCTGGTCGGTCCTTCGGGCGCCGGCAAGAGTTCGCTGCTGCGGATCGTCGCGGGGCTTCTGCGTCCGCAGCACGGCGTCGTCAAACTGGGCGCCAGTTGTTGGCTCGATACCGAACGCCGCGTCTGGCTTCCTCCGGAAGCGCGGCACGTGGGGATGCTCTTTCAGCACTATGCGCTGATGCCCCACTGTAGCGCGGAGGTGAACGTCGCCATGGCGCTGTGGCGACTGCCGCGGCGGGATCGCCAGCGCCTTGCGCGTGCATGGCTCGAACGGGTGGGTCTTCCCGAATCCCACTGGCATCGCCTGCCGAACGCGCTCTCCGGAGGGGAACAGCAGCGCGTCGCATTGGCACGCGCGCTGGCTGCACACCCCAAGGTCTTGCTCCTGGACGAACCCTTCTCCGCGGTCGATGCGTTGCGGCGCAGCGAGCTTTACGCGTTGCTCGCCACCTTGCGGCAGGAATTGACGATGCCGATCGTGATGGTCACCCACGACCTCATGGAAGCGCGGCTCCTTGCCGACGAAATCGCGGTGATCGACCGTGGGGAGCTGTTGCAACAGGGCCCAACCGAACACCTCTACCGCAGCCCGCGCAACGCCCGCGTCGCAGCGATTCTCGGGATCCGGAACCGTTTCGTCGGCCGCTGGCTCGGCCCCGATCCGCTGCGCCCGGGCTGGGGACGGCTCGAATGGCGTGCCCACACCGAAAGGGACGACGCGCCCGTAATCGCTGTCCTGCCTGCACGCGACAAAGGGCGGATCCCGCTTGGCCAAGCGGTTCATTGGGTCGTGCAAAACGACGCGCTGACGCTACGCACGTGCGACGCGCCGCCATGCCCGGGTAACCCGGTGCGCCTCGCGGTGACGGTCACTTCGGTGCGCAGCTCCGGCGACTTTTCCCTCGTCGAGGTGGCGCTCACCGCTTCGCCGCAACTCTGCTGGCAGATCACCCTCACCGGCCGGGAACGGCACCGTTTCCAGGTTGGGGAATCGGCTTTTCTCTGCCTCGACCCCAGCTGGATCCACGTGATGCCAATTCGGCGGCGGTAG
- the nusB gene encoding transcription antitermination factor NusB codes for MSAAERSTPLDKSRSRRRLARELALKGVYQWLLTGHDLAAIEQQLAEEADFPHTDHLLMLELLRTAIRHADAFRAKLAPFSRRAITDLDPIEHAILLIAAAEFAGHPETNHRVIIDEAIELAKRYGADEGYKFVNGVLDRFAKRERAVEFTSRS; via the coding sequence GTGAGCGCGGCCGAGCGCTCCACGCCCCTCGACAAATCGCGCTCGCGGCGGCGGCTTGCGCGCGAGCTCGCGCTCAAAGGGGTCTACCAGTGGCTGCTCACCGGACACGACCTGGCCGCGATCGAACAGCAGCTTGCCGAAGAGGCGGATTTTCCCCACACCGACCATCTGCTGATGCTGGAGCTGCTCCGCACCGCAATTCGCCATGCCGATGCGTTTCGCGCCAAACTGGCGCCTTTCTCGCGCCGCGCGATCACCGACCTCGACCCCATCGAGCACGCGATCCTGTTGATCGCCGCGGCAGAGTTTGCCGGCCATCCGGAAACCAACCATCGGGTGATCATCGACGAGGCGATCGAGCTGGCGAAACGCTACGGCGCAGACGAAGGCTACAAATTCGTCAACGGTGTGCTCGACCGCTTTGCCAAACGCGAGCGCGCGGTGGAATTCACATCCCGTTCGTGA
- a CDS encoding DUF2283 domain-containing protein, with protein sequence MKAVYDRETDTLHLTLREGTIESSEEIRPGVILDFDAEGNVVSIEILDASQRTHAPNCMEFAVAAPSPAVL encoded by the coding sequence ATGAAGGCGGTCTATGATCGGGAAACCGATACCCTCCATTTGACGTTGCGCGAAGGCACGATCGAATCTTCGGAAGAGATCCGACCGGGTGTGATCCTCGATTTCGATGCGGAAGGCAACGTAGTCAGTATCGAGATCTTGGATGCCAGTCAGCGGACGCACGCCCCCAATTGTATGGAATTTGCGGTGGCGGCACCGTCGCCCGCTGTTTTGTGA
- the modB gene encoding molybdate ABC transporter permease subunit, with product MEWDAFWLSCQLAAATLVLLMPFGVWAGRALAYHTFRGKALIEGLVLLPLVLPPTVLGFYLLVVLGGASPLGEWLHETFGVTLVFNFTGLILASLLFNLPFVIPPAQRAFEAIDPRLREAARVMGLPRYRIFWQVELPLTWRALVAAAVLTFVHTLGEFGVVLMVGGNIPGETRTIAIAIYDRVQAFDLAAANQMALVLLLLSLAAVVTTFALSARAAVPRRSE from the coding sequence ATGGAGTGGGACGCATTCTGGCTGTCGTGCCAATTGGCTGCCGCGACGTTGGTGCTGCTCATGCCGTTCGGCGTCTGGGCAGGGCGCGCTTTGGCCTACCACACCTTTCGCGGTAAAGCGCTGATCGAAGGTCTGGTGCTTCTACCGCTCGTGCTGCCACCCACGGTGCTCGGCTTCTATCTGCTCGTCGTGCTCGGCGGCGCGTCACCGTTGGGCGAGTGGCTGCACGAGACATTCGGTGTCACGCTGGTGTTCAACTTCACTGGCCTCATCCTGGCATCGCTCCTCTTCAACCTGCCGTTCGTGATCCCGCCGGCGCAGCGGGCGTTCGAAGCGATCGATCCGCGGTTGCGCGAAGCGGCGCGCGTGATGGGGTTACCCCGCTACCGCATCTTTTGGCAGGTGGAGCTGCCGCTCACCTGGCGCGCGCTCGTTGCTGCGGCAGTGCTCACGTTTGTCCATACTTTGGGCGAATTCGGGGTCGTCTTGATGGTAGGGGGTAACATTCCCGGCGAAACGCGGACGATCGCGATCGCAATCTACGACCGCGTCCAAGCCTTCGATCTCGCCGCGGCGAACCAGATGGCGCTGGTTCTGCTCCTTCTGTCGCTTGCCGCGGTGGTCACCACCTTTGCCCTCTCTGCACGCGCAGCGGTTCCGCGTCGTTCGGAATGA
- a CDS encoding sulfurtransferase, whose product MMARSFLKAWFPRLLVLLLSLPLVVARAATPGFLVDADWLAERIDDPNLVVLEVRYYPHRYFTVGHIPGAVQVQRFADLGKNDALPIMKFPAREVFQETLRRWGVNDDSTIVIYDDSLTALASRVYFLLDLYGFDMSRVKILNGGTLEWTAFNELRKRAEQPRPRGNVTLKPAPADRLVDWVDVYRWVVAERRSDVVLVDARPNAMYRGERIQHSIQGGHIPGAINVVSLAGVDGLSQKWRSMTDLAQLYAAVSKGKTVITYCHDGFRSTLAWLQLKALGYQDVRVYDGGWSDWDRTLTLPVVKGNEPFDADFAL is encoded by the coding sequence ATGATGGCGCGTTCGTTCCTGAAAGCGTGGTTTCCAAGGTTGTTGGTGCTCTTATTGTCACTGCCGCTCGTCGTGGCGCGTGCGGCCACGCCCGGCTTTCTGGTCGACGCCGATTGGCTCGCGGAACGGATCGACGACCCGAATCTGGTGGTGCTCGAGGTGCGCTATTATCCGCACCGCTACTTCACGGTCGGGCACATCCCGGGCGCGGTGCAGGTGCAGCGGTTTGCCGATCTGGGCAAGAACGACGCGTTGCCGATCATGAAGTTCCCCGCGCGGGAAGTGTTTCAAGAAACGCTCCGGCGCTGGGGCGTCAATGATGATTCGACGATCGTGATCTACGACGATTCCCTCACGGCGCTCGCCTCCCGCGTCTATTTTTTGCTCGACCTCTACGGGTTCGATATGAGCCGAGTGAAAATCTTGAACGGCGGCACGCTGGAATGGACCGCGTTCAACGAACTGCGCAAAAGGGCAGAGCAGCCGCGCCCACGCGGCAACGTTACGCTCAAACCTGCGCCCGCCGATCGCCTGGTCGATTGGGTCGATGTCTACCGCTGGGTGGTTGCGGAACGGCGCTCCGATGTCGTCTTGGTCGATGCCCGCCCGAACGCCATGTACCGCGGGGAGCGAATCCAGCACAGCATCCAGGGTGGCCACATTCCCGGCGCGATCAACGTCGTGAGCCTGGCTGGCGTCGATGGCCTCAGCCAGAAATGGCGTTCGATGACCGATTTGGCACAGCTTTACGCAGCGGTGTCCAAGGGCAAAACGGTAATCACCTACTGTCACGACGGTTTTCGCTCGACCCTGGCGTGGTTACAGCTCAAAGCGCTGGGGTATCAGGACGTTCGCGTCTATGACGGCGGCTGGTCCGACTGGGATCGCACCTTGACGTTGCCGGTAGTCAAAGGGAACGAACCGTTCGACGCCGACTTCGCCCTCTGA
- the modA gene encoding molybdate ABC transporter substrate-binding protein, producing MNRRDFLRRFPAMVSAVASAAVAPAVLLRAATAGAANRAAVVAAASDLKYALDAVAERYAAQGNPKPKLIFGSSGNFTRQIQQGAPFDLFLSADESYIAQLVASGLTRDAGVVYAVGRIGIAVPPGSPVQADRDLAGLRRALAAGKVKRFAIANPEHAPYGKRAQEALQYAGLWEAIQPYLVLGENIAQAMQFALSGGAQGGIIALSLAKAPPVAPRLGGFALIPEAWHTPLVQRMALLRAAHPEAERFYAYLQGNDARAILAQYGFVLP from the coding sequence TTGAACCGCCGAGATTTCCTGCGCCGTTTCCCCGCGATGGTGTCCGCTGTTGCGTCGGCGGCGGTTGCACCGGCAGTGCTGTTACGCGCCGCAACCGCAGGCGCGGCGAACCGCGCGGCGGTGGTTGCCGCGGCGTCCGACCTCAAATATGCGTTGGATGCGGTTGCCGAACGGTACGCCGCGCAAGGGAATCCGAAGCCGAAGCTGATCTTTGGTTCCTCCGGCAATTTCACGCGCCAAATTCAACAGGGCGCGCCGTTCGACCTTTTTCTCTCTGCGGACGAATCCTACATCGCCCAACTGGTCGCTTCCGGACTGACCCGAGACGCGGGCGTCGTCTATGCGGTGGGGCGGATCGGGATTGCGGTGCCGCCAGGATCCCCCGTCCAAGCCGACCGCGATCTGGCCGGTCTTCGCCGTGCGTTGGCCGCGGGCAAGGTCAAGCGCTTTGCGATCGCCAACCCGGAACACGCTCCCTACGGCAAGCGGGCGCAAGAGGCGTTGCAGTACGCGGGCCTTTGGGAGGCGATTCAGCCCTATCTGGTGCTTGGCGAAAACATCGCGCAAGCGATGCAGTTTGCCCTCTCAGGGGGCGCGCAAGGGGGGATCATCGCGCTTTCGCTGGCGAAAGCGCCGCCGGTGGCTCCCCGCTTGGGGGGCTTTGCCCTCATTCCCGAAGCGTGGCACACCCCGCTTGTGCAACGCATGGCGCTGCTGCGCGCAGCCCATCCCGAAGCAGAACGCTTCTACGCCTACTTGCAAGGCAACGACGCCCGCGCGATCCTGGCGCAATACGGTTTCGTGCTACCCTAA
- a CDS encoding riboflavin synthase: protein MFTGIVIGVGRIAAVTPLADGVRIAVDVGSLDFSDVRIGDSVAHSGVCLTVVGRRMVAGNPCLEYDVSGETLSCTTGLNEVGSRVNLEKALKVGDPLGGHWVTGHVDAVGEVVAVTPVGESTRVQFRAPPQVAPFVARKGSIAIDGVSLTVNEVEDRADGSCLFTVNLIPHTVAMTNFDRLTAGTRVNLEVDPIARYGERLLAYARHFAQTPESLPETDVLGGDGP, encoded by the coding sequence ATGTTTACGGGAATCGTGATCGGCGTGGGACGCATTGCTGCGGTGACGCCGCTTGCCGATGGGGTGCGGATCGCCGTCGATGTGGGCTCGCTCGATTTCTCCGACGTGCGGATCGGTGACAGCGTCGCCCATAGCGGCGTCTGCCTCACCGTGGTCGGGCGGCGCATGGTTGCGGGCAATCCGTGCCTGGAGTACGACGTCTCCGGCGAAACGCTCTCGTGCACCACCGGGCTCAACGAGGTCGGGTCCCGCGTCAATCTCGAAAAAGCGCTCAAAGTCGGCGATCCTTTGGGCGGCCACTGGGTCACGGGCCATGTCGACGCGGTGGGTGAGGTGGTCGCAGTGACCCCAGTCGGCGAAAGTACGCGCGTGCAGTTTCGCGCGCCACCGCAAGTGGCGCCGTTCGTCGCCCGCAAAGGGTCGATCGCGATCGACGGCGTCAGCCTCACCGTGAACGAGGTCGAAGATCGTGCCGACGGCAGTTGCCTCTTTACGGTGAACCTCATTCCGCACACGGTCGCGATGACCAATTTCGACCGCCTGACCGCTGGGACGCGCGTCAACCTCGAAGTCGACCCCATCGCGCGTTACGGCGAACGGCTCCTTGCCTACGCCCGCCATTTTGCGCAGACGCCCGAATCGCTGCCTGAAACGGATGTGCTGGGAGGTGATGGTCCATGA
- a CDS encoding AEC family transporter: MDAFAIIFPDFACIALGVVLRRFLLTEERFWVGVERLVYFVLFPALLFRSLANAPLALGDAVMLIASGALVMGVGFVLVFALGRWVGDEPLAVASRAQCAYRFNTYIGMAVAQQAYGATGLAWMGVLCGALVPLANVFAVGSMARRSPGGMRHLIANPLVLATVAGLLFHAVGGVVPQPVDALLARLAAAAVAIGLLAVGAALTPARDLVRSGGLIATIKLVVSPALAWLLGQWLALPPLPFAVLVLFAALPSASSAYILASRMGGDGPGVARLISLTTVVSAVTLTFWLGLLATH; this comes from the coding sequence ATGGACGCGTTTGCGATCATTTTTCCCGATTTTGCCTGCATTGCGCTCGGCGTGGTGCTCAGAAGGTTTCTGCTCACCGAGGAACGCTTTTGGGTGGGTGTGGAGCGGCTCGTCTATTTCGTACTCTTTCCCGCGTTGCTGTTTCGCTCGTTGGCCAACGCGCCCTTGGCATTGGGCGACGCGGTGATGCTGATCGCAAGTGGCGCTTTGGTGATGGGCGTGGGATTCGTGCTCGTCTTCGCGCTCGGCCGATGGGTCGGCGACGAACCCCTTGCGGTGGCGTCGCGCGCGCAGTGCGCGTACCGCTTCAATACCTACATCGGCATGGCGGTTGCGCAACAGGCTTATGGGGCGACGGGCCTGGCGTGGATGGGGGTGCTGTGCGGCGCGCTGGTGCCGCTCGCGAACGTGTTCGCAGTGGGCAGCATGGCGCGGCGGTCTCCGGGCGGAATGCGGCACCTCATTGCCAACCCGCTGGTGCTCGCGACGGTGGCGGGGCTCCTCTTTCACGCAGTCGGTGGCGTGGTGCCGCAGCCGGTCGATGCGCTGTTGGCGCGGCTGGCCGCCGCAGCGGTGGCGATCGGTCTGTTGGCGGTGGGTGCCGCGCTTACGCCTGCGCGCGATCTCGTGCGCTCTGGTGGCCTCATTGCCACGATCAAATTGGTGGTGAGCCCGGCGTTGGCATGGCTGTTGGGGCAGTGGTTGGCGCTCCCGCCGCTACCGTTCGCGGTCTTGGTGCTCTTTGCGGCGCTTCCGTCGGCAAGCTCCGCTTATATCCTCGCGTCACGGATGGGCGGCGACGGGCCCGGAGTGGCACGGTTGATCTCGCTCACTACGGTGGTTTCCGCGGTCACCCTCACGTTCTGGCTGGGTTTGTTGGCGACGCATTGA
- the ribH gene encoding 6,7-dimethyl-8-ribityllumazine synthase, giving the protein MARYDDIYEYEPNLDGRGVRVGIALARFNQEVGDGLLSACVAELRRLGVSPDAVAIVTVPGALELPLILQKMARSDRFDALIALGAVIRGETYHFEIVANEMAAGITRVQLETGVPIANGVLTTNTDEEAEVRMHGKGRDCAQVAVEMANHLRALARQGGAQ; this is encoded by the coding sequence ATGGCACGATACGACGACATTTACGAATACGAACCGAACCTCGACGGCCGCGGTGTGCGCGTTGGCATTGCGCTCGCGCGCTTCAACCAGGAAGTGGGCGATGGCCTGCTTTCGGCGTGCGTCGCGGAATTGCGCCGTTTGGGCGTCTCCCCCGATGCGGTCGCGATCGTCACCGTCCCCGGCGCGCTCGAACTGCCGCTCATCCTCCAAAAGATGGCGCGTTCTGACCGCTTCGACGCGCTCATTGCGCTGGGTGCGGTGATTCGGGGAGAGACCTACCATTTCGAGATCGTCGCGAACGAGATGGCGGCTGGGATCACCCGCGTACAGCTCGAGACCGGTGTCCCGATCGCCAACGGGGTGCTCACCACCAACACCGACGAAGAGGCCGAAGTGCGCATGCACGGCAAAGGGCGTGACTGTGCGCAAGTGGCGGTGGAGATGGCGAACCACCTGCGCGCGTTGGCCCGGCAAGGAGGTGCGCAGTGA